From Thermosipho affectus, a single genomic window includes:
- a CDS encoding bifunctional enoyl-CoA hydratase/phosphate acetyltransferase produces the protein MNKLMEILEKAKKVGKKTVAVAASEDEVVLKALDRAHEEGIINAILVGNVEKTKKIAENMGIDINKFEFVQAGDYVEAANKAVQLVTDGKAHFLMKGKIKTGDLMKVVLKEEYGLRTGRTLSLVSIFEVPNYHKLLVVSDAGMTIAPTLEQKVDIINNTVLVAKKALDVDNPKVAILGAVEIVNPKMPATVEAAILSQMSKRNQIKGCIVDGPFALDNAVSKEAAEHKGIKSIVAGDADVLIMPDIEAGNIFYKAMVFLAGANVASTIVGAKVPVALTSRADSDETKLLSLALTNLMAGDVNV, from the coding sequence ATGAATAAGTTAATGGAAATTCTTGAAAAGGCAAAAAAAGTAGGGAAAAAGACTGTAGCGGTTGCGGCAAGTGAAGATGAAGTTGTATTGAAGGCTTTGGATAGAGCGCATGAAGAAGGAATTATAAATGCAATACTTGTTGGAAATGTGGAAAAGACAAAAAAGATAGCGGAAAATATGGGAATAGATATTAATAAATTCGAATTCGTTCAAGCAGGTGATTATGTAGAAGCTGCTAACAAGGCGGTGCAGCTTGTTACTGATGGAAAAGCACATTTTTTAATGAAGGGAAAGATTAAAACGGGAGATTTAATGAAAGTAGTATTAAAGGAAGAATATGGGTTAAGAACGGGAAGAACTCTCTCTCTTGTAAGTATATTTGAAGTACCAAATTATCATAAACTTTTAGTTGTATCAGATGCCGGAATGACTATTGCACCAACTTTGGAACAAAAAGTCGATATTATAAATAATACGGTTTTAGTTGCAAAGAAGGCTTTAGATGTGGATAATCCTAAAGTTGCTATATTAGGAGCAGTTGAAATAGTCAACCCAAAAATGCCTGCAACTGTTGAAGCGGCAATTCTTTCGCAAATGAGCAAGAGAAATCAAATAAAGGGTTGTATAGTGGATGGACCATTTGCCCTTGATAATGCGGTATCAAAGGAAGCCGCGGAACACAAAGGTATTAAAAGTATAGTTGCCGGGGATGCTGATGTATTAATTATGCCGGATATTGAAGCGGGAAATATATTCTATAAAGCTATGGTATTTTTAGCAGGGGCCAATGTTGCCTCAACAATTGTTGGTGCTAAAGTTCCA
- the buk gene encoding butyrate kinase — translation MLILVINPGSTSTKVAIFDDDKKLVQRTLRHDVSELEKFNDIMEQEDFRKKEILKFLSEEDYKVEDFSAIACRGGILPPLESGTYRVDESMVDYLKNKTKVKHASNLAAVIGYSLSNGKIPVFITDPVSVDEMIDEARVSGIPEIERLSLVHALNIKAVAREVAEQLGKKYEDLNMVVAHLGGGISVTAHRKGKMIDVNNANDEGPFSPERTGELPVGDVVKLAFSGKYSKKELKKMFVGRGGLVAYLGTNDVKKVLETGTDKEKFYVDAMIYQIAKEIGGMCAVLKGKVDAIVITGGIANNQNVVEKIKSYVFKFAPVFSVPGEFEMEALAKGALRVLKGKEEAKIWGEKNE, via the coding sequence GTGTTAATATTAGTTATTAACCCTGGTTCAACGAGCACAAAAGTTGCAATTTTTGATGATGATAAAAAGTTAGTTCAAAGGACATTAAGACATGATGTAAGTGAATTGGAAAAATTTAACGATATTATGGAACAAGAGGATTTTAGAAAAAAAGAGATTTTAAAGTTTCTTTCAGAGGAAGATTATAAAGTGGAAGATTTTTCTGCAATAGCGTGTAGGGGAGGTATTTTACCACCACTTGAAAGTGGAACTTATAGAGTAGATGAAAGTATGGTGGATTATTTAAAAAATAAAACCAAAGTCAAGCATGCTTCAAATTTAGCAGCTGTAATAGGGTATTCTTTGTCAAATGGAAAGATACCTGTATTTATAACTGATCCTGTTTCTGTTGATGAAATGATAGACGAAGCCAGGGTTTCTGGGATTCCGGAAATTGAAAGATTAAGCCTTGTTCATGCGTTAAATATAAAAGCAGTTGCTAGAGAAGTGGCGGAACAATTGGGAAAAAAGTATGAGGATTTGAATATGGTAGTTGCGCATCTTGGAGGAGGAATTTCTGTAACTGCCCATAGAAAAGGAAAGATGATAGATGTTAACAATGCAAATGATGAAGGACCTTTTAGCCCGGAAAGAACAGGGGAGCTTCCAGTAGGAGATGTAGTTAAACTTGCTTTTTCTGGAAAATATTCAAAAAAAGAATTGAAGAAGATGTTTGTTGGAAGAGGAGGATTAGTTGCATATCTTGGAACAAATGATGTGAAAAAAGTATTAGAAACGGGAACGGATAAGGAAAAATTCTACGTTGATGCTATGATTTATCAAATCGCAAAGGAAATTGGAGGAATGTGTGCGGTATTGAAAGGAAAAGTGGATGCTATTGTTATCACAGGTGGTATAGCTAACAACCAAAATGTTGTTGAAAAAATTAAGTCATACGTATTTAAGTTTGCACCTGTTTTTTCTGTACCTGGTGAATTTGAAATGGAAGCTCTTGCAAAAGGTGCATTAAGAGTTTTAAAAGGCAAAGAAGAGGCAAAGATTTGGGGTGAGAAAAATGAATAA
- a CDS encoding aminotransferase-like domain-containing protein — protein sequence MNYDSKYSKLGNNLSSSLIRELLKYASVEGAISFGGGVPDPETFPRHALSKIASEVIENEYKYVLQYSTTEGDPELAKQMIRLLNRVYEINDLDESNIMFTTGSQQALELAGKVFLDEESIAIVENPFYLGAASAFRMRFSKFVSVPLEDDGMNVEVLEKRLKELDEKGEIKKVKFMYVIPNFHNPAGATLSLEKRKRIIELAEKYDLLIIEDDPYGLLRFEGEHLPPLFKLAGKERVILLNTFSKILAPGLRIGAVIGDEKLVRKFVLAKQGTDLCSPALTQRIAARYLEKYDLIEQITPTIKLYKSKKDTMMQAFENTFSDIKGIKWIYPDGGLFTWVTLPEGFDTLEMFEIAKEKLVFYIPGQAFTPDDSVSSSMRLSFCLPPHEKIIEGVNRLKEVIVEYGKSKGLI from the coding sequence ATGAATTACGATTCAAAGTATTCAAAATTAGGTAATAATTTAAGTTCCTCCTTAATTAGAGAGCTGTTGAAATATGCTTCTGTTGAAGGTGCTATTTCCTTTGGTGGAGGAGTACCAGATCCGGAAACCTTTCCTAGACATGCTCTTTCCAAAATTGCTTCTGAAGTCATCGAAAATGAATATAAATATGTCTTACAATACAGTACTACAGAGGGAGATCCAGAACTTGCAAAGCAGATGATACGTCTTTTAAACAGAGTTTATGAAATAAACGATTTGGATGAATCCAATATAATGTTTACTACGGGATCGCAACAAGCGTTGGAGCTCGCAGGTAAAGTTTTCTTAGATGAGGAAAGCATAGCCATTGTTGAAAATCCGTTTTACTTGGGAGCGGCTAGTGCGTTTAGAATGAGATTTTCGAAATTTGTTTCTGTACCTTTAGAAGATGATGGAATGAACGTTGAAGTGCTTGAAAAAAGATTAAAAGAACTCGATGAAAAAGGTGAAATAAAGAAAGTAAAATTTATGTATGTTATTCCAAATTTTCACAATCCTGCAGGTGCTACTTTATCTCTTGAAAAGAGAAAGAGGATAATAGAGCTTGCCGAAAAATACGACCTTTTAATTATAGAAGATGATCCATATGGTTTGTTAAGGTTTGAAGGAGAGCATCTACCACCATTGTTTAAACTTGCTGGAAAAGAAAGGGTTATTCTTTTGAATACATTCAGTAAGATACTTGCGCCTGGATTAAGAATTGGGGCAGTTATTGGAGATGAAAAACTTGTCAGAAAATTTGTACTTGCAAAACAAGGAACGGATTTGTGTAGTCCTGCTCTCACACAGAGAATTGCTGCAAGATATCTTGAGAAATATGACTTAATTGAACAAATTACCCCCACGATTAAATTGTATAAATCAAAGAAAGATACAATGATGCAGGCATTTGAAAATACATTTTCAGATATTAAAGGAATAAAATGGATTTATCCAGATGGAGGACTCTTTACATGGGTAACTTTACCAGAGGGATTTGATACGTTGGAGATGTTTGAAATAGCAAAGGAAAAGTTGGTATTTTATATTCCAGGTCAAGCTTTTACACCGGATGATAGTGTTTCTTCTTCTATGAGATTATCTTTCTGTTTACCACCACATGAAAAAATAATAGAAGGTGTAAATAGACTTAAGGAAGTGATTGTGGAGTATGGAAAGTCTAAGGGGTTGATATAG
- a CDS encoding pyridoxal-phosphate-dependent aminotransferase family protein: MIKKNYLLAPGPTPVPFDILLEGARETIHHRTPQFVSILEETLNELKYLFQTENKVYTLLSSGTGALEAAITNLLNPNDKAIIVEAGKFGERWREIAERYNINIVSIKLEWGEAVTPEQIKEAIEKHPDAKAVFTTYSETSTGTVIDLEGIAKVTRDTDVVLVTDAVSALLAEPLKMDEWGIDVVVSGSQKGVMLPPGLAFIALNDKAWKLVEKSNNSNYYFNLKAYAKKYPDNPWTPGVNLIYMLRKAIKMIKDEGIENVWKRHQMLADATRAAVKALGLELFSKRPGNVATAVKVPEGVDGKKLTKIMRDKYGVTIAGGQEHLKGKIFRISTLGYLSIFDTIIGISALEFVLNELGYKVEFGTGVKAAQEVLFKEVNK; the protein is encoded by the coding sequence ATGATAAAGAAGAATTATTTACTTGCACCTGGTCCAACACCAGTACCTTTTGATATCTTACTTGAAGGAGCACGTGAAACAATTCACCACAGAACACCACAATTTGTTAGTATTTTAGAGGAAACTTTAAACGAATTAAAATACCTCTTCCAAACGGAAAATAAAGTTTATACTCTACTCTCCTCTGGCACTGGTGCTCTTGAAGCTGCTATTACCAATCTTTTAAACCCAAATGACAAAGCTATTATAGTAGAAGCTGGTAAATTTGGAGAAAGATGGAGAGAAATTGCAGAAAGGTATAACATAAATATAGTTTCAATAAAACTCGAATGGGGAGAAGCAGTAACTCCCGAACAAATTAAAGAAGCAATAGAAAAACATCCAGATGCAAAAGCGGTATTTACAACATATAGTGAAACTTCCACAGGTACTGTTATAGATCTTGAAGGAATAGCAAAAGTTACGAGAGACACAGACGTTGTACTTGTAACCGATGCAGTTAGCGCTTTGCTTGCAGAACCACTAAAAATGGATGAATGGGGTATCGACGTTGTGGTAAGTGGTTCACAAAAAGGAGTTATGCTTCCACCGGGTCTTGCATTTATTGCTCTAAACGATAAGGCATGGAAATTAGTAGAAAAATCCAATAACTCCAATTATTATTTCAACCTTAAAGCATACGCGAAAAAATATCCAGATAACCCATGGACACCTGGTGTAAATTTAATCTATATGTTAAGAAAAGCAATAAAAATGATCAAAGATGAAGGAATAGAAAATGTTTGGAAAAGACATCAAATGCTTGCAGATGCAACAAGAGCTGCTGTTAAAGCGCTAGGCCTTGAACTATTCTCCAAACGTCCTGGTAATGTTGCAACAGCAGTTAAAGTGCCTGAAGGAGTAGATGGCAAAAAGTTAACAAAAATCATGAGGGATAAATACGGAGTCACAATTGCAGGCGGACAAGAACACCTTAAGGGTAAGATTTTCAGAATATCCACACTTGGTTATTTGAGTATTTTTGATACAATTATAGGAATTTCAGCTTTAGAATTTGTATTAAACGAACTTGGTTATAAAGTTGAATTTGGTACCGGTGTAAAAGCCGCTCAAGAGGTACTATTCAAGGAGGTAAATAAGTAA
- a CDS encoding hydroxyacid dehydrogenase has product MRIHVNDPLDKSAMERLKKSGHLVTDTHLEKEELIKEMPDIDVLVVRSATKVTADVIEAGSKLKIIARAGTGLDNVDVEKAKEKGIKVLNTPGANGISVAELAIGLIIACSRHIAKGTEDLKNGIWSKKQLKGHELYKRTVGIIGFGNIGKEVAKRLLAFDMNVLAYDPFIKETDLDVKLVDLDTIFRESDIITIHVPKTSETTHLINKETFEKMKDGVIIVNAARGGIVDEEALYNALVSRKVYAAGLDVFEVEPPTDELRKKLLELPNVVATPHIGASTVEAQLRVGQIIVDKILEELK; this is encoded by the coding sequence ATGAGAATACACGTGAACGATCCCCTTGATAAAAGCGCAATGGAAAGGCTTAAAAAATCCGGACACTTAGTAACAGATACACATCTTGAAAAAGAAGAACTTATAAAAGAAATGCCTGATATTGATGTCTTGGTAGTAAGAAGCGCTACTAAAGTTACAGCAGATGTAATTGAAGCTGGTTCAAAGTTGAAAATAATAGCAAGAGCTGGTACAGGATTGGATAACGTAGACGTTGAAAAAGCCAAAGAAAAAGGTATAAAGGTATTAAATACACCAGGAGCAAATGGTATTTCAGTTGCTGAACTTGCAATTGGTTTAATAATCGCTTGTTCAAGACATATAGCAAAGGGTACAGAAGATTTAAAAAACGGTATTTGGAGTAAAAAACAATTAAAAGGTCATGAATTATACAAAAGAACAGTTGGAATAATAGGATTTGGAAACATTGGAAAAGAAGTAGCAAAAAGGTTACTTGCCTTTGATATGAATGTCCTAGCATATGATCCATTTATAAAAGAAACAGATTTAGATGTAAAACTAGTCGATTTGGATACTATTTTTAGGGAATCTGATATTATCACAATTCATGTACCTAAAACATCAGAAACCACACATCTTATAAACAAAGAAACTTTCGAAAAAATGAAAGATGGTGTTATAATTGTAAACGCCGCTCGCGGTGGTATAGTTGATGAAGAAGCACTTTACAATGCTCTTGTCTCTAGAAAAGTATACGCAGCAGGTTTGGACGTATTTGAAGTTGAACCACCAACAGATGAACTTAGAAAAAAACTTCTTGAACTTCCCAATGTTGTAGCAACACCACATATTGGCGCATCTACAGTTGAAGCACAACTAAGAGTTGGTCAGATTATTGTAGATAAAATTCTAGAAGAACTTAAATGA
- a CDS encoding YgeY family selenium metabolism-linked hydrolase: MIKLNEALKLAYKFKNDIIHFMSRLIKAKSYSGDEKEVIQVIKSEMEKVGFDSVKIDGLGNIIGKIGNGNTKIAMDAHIDTVDIGNETLWERDPFSGSFDEKYVYGRGASDQKAGMCSMVYGAKILKELNLFDDFTLYVTGTVMEEDCDGLCWRYIIEKEKIKPDFVLITEPTSLKINRGHRGRIEFRIRTNGISAHASAPERGINAIYKMAKIINEIEKLNNRLESTSFLGKGTIVVSQIFFKSPSHNAVPDQCEIQIDRRITEGETKEVVFNEIKEVFKRAGVDDAQIIELEYKKPSYTGVVYPTEKYFPAWVYPEESIIVQSAVKNYGYLFNSSPKIDKWIFSTNGTVTAGVYNIPTVGFGPGDEKYAHAPNEKVEIEHLIKAAAFYATFPKTLIKNLKGE; the protein is encoded by the coding sequence GTGATTAAATTGAACGAAGCATTAAAACTTGCATACAAATTCAAAAATGACATTATACACTTCATGAGCAGATTAATTAAAGCAAAAAGTTATTCTGGTGATGAAAAAGAAGTTATACAAGTTATCAAAAGTGAAATGGAAAAGGTCGGATTTGATAGTGTGAAAATTGATGGACTGGGAAATATAATTGGAAAAATAGGAAACGGTAACACAAAAATTGCAATGGACGCCCATATTGATACTGTAGATATTGGAAATGAAACACTTTGGGAAAGAGACCCATTTTCCGGAAGTTTCGATGAAAAATACGTATATGGTAGGGGAGCATCTGATCAAAAAGCAGGAATGTGTTCAATGGTGTATGGAGCAAAAATACTCAAAGAACTAAACCTTTTTGATGACTTCACACTCTATGTTACAGGTACGGTTATGGAAGAAGACTGTGATGGTCTTTGCTGGAGATATATCATTGAAAAAGAGAAGATAAAACCAGATTTTGTTCTCATTACTGAACCAACATCTCTAAAAATAAACAGGGGTCACAGAGGAAGAATAGAATTTAGAATCAGAACAAATGGGATATCCGCACACGCCAGTGCACCAGAAAGAGGAATAAATGCCATATACAAAATGGCAAAAATAATAAACGAAATTGAAAAACTAAATAACAGGTTGGAAAGCACCTCATTTTTGGGAAAAGGGACAATAGTAGTCTCACAAATATTTTTTAAATCTCCTTCACACAATGCAGTACCTGATCAATGTGAGATTCAGATAGACAGAAGAATAACTGAAGGCGAAACAAAAGAAGTGGTATTTAATGAAATTAAAGAAGTATTTAAAAGAGCTGGTGTTGATGATGCTCAAATTATTGAATTGGAATACAAAAAACCATCGTATACTGGTGTGGTATATCCAACGGAAAAATATTTTCCTGCATGGGTTTATCCAGAAGAGAGCATTATTGTCCAAAGTGCCGTAAAAAACTATGGATATCTATTCAATTCCTCTCCGAAAATAGACAAATGGATATTCTCGACTAATGGAACGGTCACAGCAGGAGTCTATAACATTCCAACCGTTGGCTTTGGACCAGGTGACGAAAAATATGCTCATGCACCAAATGAAAAGGTAGAAATTGAACATCTTATAAAAGCTGCTGCATTTTACGCTACATTTCCAAAAACGTTAATCAAAAACTTAAAGGGGGAATGA
- a CDS encoding ornithine carbamoyltransferase, translated as MSTFFRGRHFITTQDFTNEEIDIMLDLARKLKIKFSYGEPTPYLLYKTLFLIFFDESTRTRNSMQAGIAQLGGTGIFLTPDKMQIAHGEVAKDTGIILSRFGDGIGIRYCKFGEGNKYLNEIAKHSKAPVMNLQDDIYHPFQVLADILTIQERFGKNLKGLKVGISWAYAESHLKPLSVPQSQILLFTRFGMDITLSYPKGFDLMPEIIEQANKNAEKYGGKLNISHKMEDAFVDADVVIPKNWGGFFVSDNPDEIRAEQAKHKNWICTEELIRLTKKHSIYMHALPADRGKEVVDSVIDGPHSVVYDEAENRLHTAKAIMTLLMGGRF; from the coding sequence ATGTCTACGTTTTTCAGAGGAAGACACTTTATAACAACTCAAGATTTCACAAATGAAGAAATAGATATAATGTTAGATCTTGCAAGAAAATTAAAAATAAAATTCAGCTACGGTGAACCAACTCCATATTTACTTTACAAAACGTTATTTTTGATATTCTTCGATGAAAGTACAAGGACAAGAAATAGTATGCAAGCGGGTATAGCACAATTAGGAGGTACTGGAATATTCTTAACACCTGATAAAATGCAAATAGCACATGGTGAAGTCGCAAAAGATACCGGTATTATACTATCCAGATTTGGAGATGGAATTGGAATAAGATATTGTAAATTTGGTGAAGGAAATAAATACCTTAACGAAATAGCCAAACATTCAAAGGCTCCTGTTATGAATCTCCAAGACGATATATATCACCCATTTCAAGTACTTGCCGACATCTTAACAATTCAAGAAAGATTTGGAAAAAATCTAAAAGGTCTCAAGGTAGGAATAAGTTGGGCATATGCTGAGAGTCATTTAAAACCACTATCAGTCCCTCAATCTCAAATTTTATTATTTACAAGATTCGGAATGGACATTACACTTTCTTATCCAAAAGGATTTGATTTAATGCCAGAAATTATTGAACAAGCAAATAAAAATGCGGAAAAGTATGGTGGAAAATTAAATATCTCTCACAAGATGGAAGATGCATTTGTAGATGCAGACGTAGTAATCCCCAAAAATTGGGGTGGTTTCTTTGTATCGGATAATCCAGATGAGATTCGTGCAGAACAAGCAAAGCATAAAAATTGGATCTGTACAGAAGAATTAATACGACTTACTAAAAAACATTCCATTTATATGCATGCACTCCCCGCAGACAGAGGAAAAGAAGTGGTTGATAGCGTAATAGATGGTCCTCATTCTGTAGTCTATGATGAAGCGGAAAACAGACTTCACACAGCTAAAGCCATTATGACACTGCTAATGGGAGGAAGATTCTAA
- a CDS encoding dihydroorotase, with translation MYDIGIVNGKVFVDGTFIHLNVYINAGKISDLSTNYQKCKKEIDATGKIILPGFIDPHVHFELNLGRYTSIDDFKSGSISALFGGVTTIIDFLDPINSHEQLKEAFNKRLKAAQNSKIDFSFHVTLGQFNGDLDTLFKMSKKLGTRSIKVFTAYSTSKRRTSDKLLYKLFEKSIEYNVPILIHAENEDMIVENVPINLHSKARPEISEISEIIKISEFIYQTKGIAYIVHTTCGTSIEEVKNRFAKIHNKNLFFESCPHYFYFDDEVYSRRDAYLYTMTPPLRSKIEKEKLKANIDNIFSIGTDHCSFNKKDKRKKKTGNLPMGIGGIEHSFILMYSLFGDKIIDKFTINPAKFFGLYPKKGALLPGSDADIVIFNPNYNGKIVESHTKADYDLFLNTKIKGKIEKVIKDGILVIDNQLLNSPLGRFIRR, from the coding sequence ATGTATGATATTGGCATTGTAAACGGAAAAGTATTTGTAGATGGAACTTTTATCCATCTAAATGTATATATCAATGCAGGAAAAATATCTGATTTATCAACAAATTATCAAAAATGCAAAAAAGAAATTGATGCAACCGGGAAGATTATCCTTCCCGGTTTTATTGATCCACATGTACATTTTGAACTAAACCTCGGAAGATATACATCTATTGACGATTTTAAGAGTGGAAGTATTTCTGCTTTATTTGGTGGTGTAACTACGATAATTGATTTTTTAGATCCAATAAACTCTCATGAGCAACTTAAAGAAGCATTTAATAAAAGATTAAAAGCAGCACAAAATTCAAAAATAGATTTTTCTTTTCACGTTACTCTTGGCCAGTTTAACGGTGATTTAGATACGCTATTTAAAATGTCAAAAAAACTGGGAACAAGGTCTATAAAAGTATTTACCGCTTATTCTACTAGTAAAAGAAGGACATCTGATAAACTTTTGTACAAATTATTTGAAAAATCAATAGAATATAACGTACCAATCTTAATCCATGCCGAAAATGAAGATATGATAGTTGAAAATGTCCCAATTAACCTCCATTCAAAAGCAAGACCAGAAATTTCAGAAATTTCTGAAATAATTAAAATATCCGAATTTATTTATCAAACAAAAGGAATTGCTTATATTGTGCATACAACTTGTGGAACTTCAATCGAAGAAGTTAAAAATAGATTTGCAAAAATTCATAACAAGAATTTATTTTTTGAAAGTTGTCCGCACTATTTTTATTTTGATGATGAAGTATACAGTAGAAGAGATGCCTATCTATACACTATGACACCTCCCCTTAGAAGTAAAATTGAAAAAGAAAAACTAAAAGCAAACATTGACAATATCTTTTCGATTGGCACTGATCATTGTTCATTTAACAAGAAAGACAAAAGAAAAAAGAAAACAGGAAACCTTCCCATGGGAATTGGAGGAATTGAACATTCATTCATATTAATGTACTCATTGTTTGGTGATAAAATAATCGATAAATTTACAATAAACCCGGCAAAATTTTTCGGTCTATATCCTAAAAAAGGGGCACTACTCCCAGGATCCGATGCTGATATTGTAATTTTCAATCCTAATTACAACGGAAAAATAGTAGAAAGTCATACAAAAGCCGACTATGATCTCTTCTTAAATACAAAGATAAAAGGAAAAATAGAAAAAGTAATTAAAGATGGTATTTTAGTGATAGATAATCAATTATTAAATTCACCCCTCGGAAGATTTATCAGGAGGTAA
- a CDS encoding amidohydrolase family protein, translating into MKAIINANIFDFDNFYKNYYILFDKKIIEIGSMEKFPGASHVIDAHENFVMPGLVIGHTHIYSTFARGLSLPFNPINFKDILNQLWWKLDSKLGKTENYFSALVSGIEFIKNGVTTVIDHHASGKQIKGSLNTLRKALCDEIGLRGIFCFETSDRFNVEECIQENLLFLNENNTDMYAGLFGLHASLSLSDETLKKISELYKGPIHVHAAESIDDVEDSLSKYGMRVINRLNKFGLLRENSILAHCVHVTEEELKLISQNNCYIALNVSSNMNNAVGLPDYQKMKKHNVKTIVGNDGLGFNLARELLNLFFSMKLKGKSPLAFSLDDLRYSISNTYEIASKLLKIKLGKIQPGYVSDLIIVPYIPPTPISKENAYGHVVFGLLDNFRPSHVIVNGKLLMDNYKITVPTDDVNEIYKEARKVSQRLWENLSKNYK; encoded by the coding sequence ATGAAAGCTATAATTAATGCTAACATATTTGATTTTGATAATTTCTACAAAAATTATTATATATTATTCGATAAAAAAATAATTGAAATTGGTAGTATGGAAAAATTTCCAGGTGCATCACATGTGATTGATGCACATGAAAATTTTGTAATGCCAGGTTTAGTTATTGGACATACACACATTTACTCAACATTTGCAAGAGGATTGAGTCTACCATTTAATCCTATAAACTTTAAAGATATATTAAATCAACTATGGTGGAAACTTGACTCAAAGCTTGGCAAAACTGAAAATTATTTTAGCGCTCTTGTTTCAGGGATTGAATTTATCAAAAATGGCGTAACAACAGTTATTGACCATCATGCAAGTGGAAAACAAATTAAAGGAAGTTTAAATACACTAAGGAAAGCATTGTGCGATGAAATAGGATTAAGAGGAATTTTTTGTTTTGAAACAAGTGACAGATTCAACGTAGAAGAATGTATCCAAGAAAATCTTTTATTTTTAAATGAAAATAATACTGATATGTATGCAGGATTATTTGGATTACATGCATCTTTAAGCTTGTCTGATGAAACCTTAAAAAAGATATCCGAACTTTACAAAGGACCTATTCATGTTCACGCAGCAGAAAGTATAGATGATGTAGAAGATTCACTTTCAAAATATGGGATGCGAGTTATAAATCGCTTGAATAAATTTGGCCTACTTAGAGAGAATTCTATCCTTGCACATTGTGTTCACGTTACTGAGGAGGAACTTAAACTCATCAGTCAAAATAACTGTTATATTGCTTTAAACGTTTCTTCCAATATGAATAACGCAGTTGGTCTTCCAGATTACCAAAAAATGAAGAAACATAATGTAAAAACGATAGTAGGCAATGATGGTTTGGGATTTAACTTAGCAAGAGAATTACTAAATTTATTTTTTTCAATGAAGCTAAAAGGTAAATCTCCTCTTGCATTCTCGTTAGATGACCTAAGATACTCTATATCAAATACATACGAAATAGCAAGTAAACTACTTAAAATCAAATTAGGAAAAATACAACCAGGGTATGTCTCTGATTTAATAATTGTTCCATATATTCCTCCCACACCTATTAGTAAGGAAAATGCTTATGGACATGTTGTTTTTGGCTTGCTTGATAACTTTAGGCCATCTCATGTAATTGTCAACGGCAAATTGCTAATGGATAATTACAAAATAACGGTTCCCACAGATGATGTCAATGAAATTTATAAAGAAGCCAGAAAAGTCTCACAAAGATTGTGGGAAAATTTGAGTAAAAATTATAAATAA